The Pseudomonas alkylphenolica genomic sequence CGGAAATCGGCGACAAGACCCAAGTCGCCACAGTGATGCTGGCGGCCCAGTATCCGCACCTGATCATGGTGATCATCGGCACTACCCTGGGCATGCTGATTGCCAACGTGCCGGTCGTGCTGGCGGGCAACTTTGCCGCCGAGAAGCTGCCTTTGACCCTGATACGTCGCCTGGCTTCGGCCGCGTTCTTCGTGCTGGCCGCCGTGGCGGTGTATTCGGCGATGCAGGTCAGTGGCTGGATAGGCTAAATATGATCGCGGGGCAAGCCCGCTCCCACAGTGGGAGCGGGCTTGCCCCGCGATGAATGATTTACTTCTTGGCCTGCTCGTACAACGGCATCACCTTCGGAATCGCCGCCTGCAACGAAGCCTGGCGGCTGGCAGAAGCCGGGTGAGTACTCATGAACTCAGGCTGCGAGCCCCCCGACGCCTGGCTCATTTTGTCCCACAGGGTGATCGCGGCGTTAGGGTTGTACCCCGCACGAGCGGCCAGCTCCAGGCCAATCAGGTCGGCTTCGTTCTCGTTCTCGCGGCTGTTGGGCAGAGTCATGCTGTACTGCACCACCGTGTCGGCAATTGCCAGGGAGTCCTGGCCAAGGCCGAGCAAGGCGCCCGCGCCCTGACGCGCCATCTGCACACCATAGGCCTTGGACATGGCTTCACGGCCATGCTCACGCAAAGCGTGGGCGATTTCATGGCCCATCACCGCGGCGATTTCGTCGTCGGTCAGCTTCAGCTTGTCGATAAGCCCGGTGTAGAAAAAGATCTTGCCGCCAGGACCGCAGTTGGCATTGAGCTCGTCACTCTTGATCAGGTTGACTTCCCAGTTCCACTGCGCCGCATCCGGACGGAACTTCGGTGCCTGGGCAATCAGGCGGTCGGCAATAACCTGGACACGCTTGGCCTCGGCACTGGTCTTGTCGAGCACACCCTTGCTCGACGCCTCGCCCAGGGTCTGCTGGTACGACTGGGCATACATCTGGTTGACCTCATCGGTCGACAACATGCTGAACATATATTGCTTACGCTCGACACCCACGGCACCGCCGCTGGTGGTGTTCACTGCCTGGCATCCGGAAAGCAGTACGCTGGCGCTCAAGGCGCCGATAACTAATGACTTACGCATGAAAACACTCCATTCGAACATGCCGCGTATCCTAGGCTGACTCGATTGAGCCCGCCATATCCCGCACGAAGATTTCTCCGGACGGCACTCATGCTTTGACCCGCACACGCCGATAACCCAAGGCAGATGAAATTTCTTGTGCTTGGAGCCCTTCATGAAGTTCAGGTCGATCCAGTTTTCCGTTGCGGCCCTGGCCGGCGCTATTGTCTTAAGCATAGTTGCCGCTCTGGTGCTTTACGCCGTGTATTCCGGCCAGCGCACCCAGGAGCTGGTGCAGACCCGCACCCAGCAGCAATTCGAGGCAGTGATCGAGCAGCGCCTGACTGCCCTGGCCCGCACGCAGGTCAGCGAAATCCAGCGCGGCCTGGAAGCACCATTGCTGATCGCCCGCGGGCTGGCCACCAGCAACGCCATGCTGGGTATGATGGATGCCAACGGCAACCCGCTGCTCAAGATCGAGCGCGAACAACTGATCGCCCTGCTCAAGCAGACTGCCGTGACCAACCCACTGATCCTGGGCACCTACTTGGGCTGGGAAGCCAACGCCCTGGACCATGACGACAGCCGCTTCGTTGGCACCTCTATCACCGGTATCGACAGTGCCACCGGGCGCTTTCTGCCCTGGTGGTTTCGCAACGATGACGGCAGCCTCGGCCTGGACAAACTGGCCGACGTCAATGACCAGACCGTTCTCGCTACCGGCGTACGAGCCAGTGAGTACTACTTGTGCTCGCGAGAGTCGAAAAAGGCCTGCGTGATCGACCCGGCACCTTACAAGGTGGGCGACAAGATGGTCATGCTCGCCTCTTTCGTCGAACCGATCCTGATCGATGGTCAGTTCCAGGGGATTGCCGGTGCCGACCTGTCGGTGAACTTCATCCAGGAGCTGCTCAACACTGCTGATAAGCAGCTCTATGGTGGTGCTGGCGAACTCGCACTGGTCTCCGGCAACGGCCGCCTGGTGGCGTTCACCAAAGACCCGAGCAAGTTCGGCGAGAAAGCCCGTGACGTCCTCGACGCCAGTGTCGCCACCACCCTGAGCCAGCTCAGCGGCGAAAATCTGCGCTACGAGGTCAACCAGAACGCCGGACGCATCGAGTTGTACCTGCCGTTCAAGATCGGCAATACCGATGCGCGCTGGACGCTGCTGCTGGAGTTGCCGCTGAGCGCGGTAATGGCTGACGTGAACAAGCTTCAGGACGAACTCAGCGCCCAACGCAGCACCGACCTCACCGGCATGACCCTGATGGGCCTGGGCATCGCCGCCCTCGGCTTGCTGGTGATCTGGCTGCTGGCTCACGGCATCGCCCGTCCGCTGCGCCAGATGGTGGCCATGCTCGACGACATTGCCCAGGGCGAAGGTGACCTGACCCGCCGCCTGAGCAGTGACCGCGCCGATGAACTGGGCTCGATCGCCAAGGGCTTCAATACCTTCCTGGCCAAGTTGCAGGCAATGATCAGCCAGGTGGTGGCGTCGGTGCAGAAAGTCAGCGATTCCTCGGAGCACACTGCCGACATCGCGATCCGCACCAACCAGGGCGTACACAAGCAAATGGCCGAGATCGACCTGGTGGCCACCGCCGTGCACGAAATGACCGCTACCGCCCAGGATGTGGCGCGTAATGCCACCCATGCCGCCCAGGCTGCCAGTAACGCCGACCAGGCGGCGCATCAGGGCCTGCAGATCGTGCGTAACACTTCAGACTCGATCAGCGCCCTGGCCGAAGAGATTGGCCGCGCAGTCGGCGTGGTACAGACCCTGGCCCGCGACAGCGAGAACATCAATGCGATCCTGACGGCTATTCGCGCCATTGCCGAGCAGACCAACCTGCTGGCGCTCAATGCGGCCATCGAGGCGGCACGCGCCGGCGAACAGGGTCGCGGTTTTGCCGTGGTTGCCGACGAGGTGCGCAATCTGGCGCAGAAGACCCAGCAGGCCACTGAAGAAATCCAGCAGATGATTCAGCAACTGCAACAGGGTACCCGCGATGTCGTAAAGGTCATGGAAGACAGCCAGGGCAAGACCGATGACAGCGTGCAGCAGGCGGCTCGCGCCGCAGAGGCGCTGGAGAGCATCACTCAGGCGGTATCGGTGATCAACGACATGAACACCCAGATCGCCAGCGCGGCGGAAGAGCAGAGCGCAGTGGCTGAGGATATCAACCGCAATGTGATAAACATTGGTCAGGTGGCCAATGAAGTGGCCGGCGGCGCGGATGAGTCGAGTACCGCCAGTGCCGAGTTGACCAAGCTGGCCGAGCAGCAGCGGCGGTTGATCAATCAGTTCCGGGTGTAAACCAATCGCGGGGCAATAGATAAACCCTGTGGGAGCGGGCTTGCCCCGCGATGCTTTTAAGCCGGGGTCAGGCACTCCGGCCCATTAAGCTTCGGATCATTGACAAAATTGGCCAGCACCCGCTCACGCAGCGGCGCCTGGCTGCTCGCCAGCAATTCATACAACCGCGCCACAGGCGTCTCGGGATCGAGCCAGGCCGCCTGCCCCGCGGCATCGAGCATCAGCGGCCGCCGTTGATTCACCGCCGCCTGGGTCACCACTGCGGTACTCAACCAGACCTGATCCTGCACCGGATAGGCCTCCCAGATCGCCGCAAAGAACAGCGAAGAGCCCTCCCCCGGCGTCAGCCAGTAGGGGCGCTTGCGCTGGGTACCGCGCCATTCATAAAAGCCGTTGGCCGGCATCAGGCAACGGCGCAGGCGAAACGCCTCGCGAAACATCGGTTGCTCGGCCAGGGTTTCGGCCCGGGCATGGGCGGGGGTGCGCGACAGGTCGGTGAGCCAGGCCGGGGTCAGCCCCCAGCGTGCTCGCGCCAGCTCCAGCTGACCTTCTTCGAGACGGCGCTGGATCAGCACCGAGGCGCCGGGGGAGATATTCCATTGCGCCTGCTGGTCACTGGGAAACCCCGGCAACGCAGCAAAGGCGGGAGACCAGCGAAACAGCGCATAACGTCCACACATGAGGGCAAAAACCTAGCAAATCAGGGTTCCGGGGATAGTCTCCGGTTCGTCGCCCGCAAGTGGCTGGGCAGTATTGTACGCGGCGATCAGCTGGCGTGCGCTGTCGGCCTGTTCATCGGCGACCGCCAGCCCCAGCAGGCCGTGCACCGGCAGGTCGCCGATGGCCCCCATCAGGTCACGACCCATCAGGTGCACCTGGATACCTTCACTGGCGAGCATGCCGATCAGCATTTCAGCTTCCAGCAGGTTTTCCGGATCATAGATTCGCTGCATCAGTCATTCTCACCGTAAACGTCCAGCATCCATTCCTCACCATGCACTTGAAGCACGAATCTGATCGGTTTGCAGCAGACCTGACAGTCCTCGATGTATTCCTGGTCACCACCAGACAGGTCCACTGTCGTTTCGACTTCTGCACCACAATAGGGGCAATCGTAAATCACAGTTTCCAGCATCGCGGCCTCCCGAGTGACTTGTGCGTATAATTGCCGGTCTATTTACAGGACCTGCGCGTGTTCGAGCCGTTTTTCGAACCCCGGCCCTACCTATTACCCTAGCCGTTTCCAACAAGAGAGCATGATGGGCGAATTCGATGCCATCCGACCGTACGACGACGCTGAGGTCCCTGCCGTTCTGGCACGCCTGCTCAGCGACCCGGCATTCCTCGATATCCTCACCCACTTCCGCTTCCCGCGCATGGCCGGAGCGTTCGGCTGGCTGCTCAAGCCGCTGATCGCCCGGCGCCTGCGCAAAGAATTCGCCGGTGTCAGTTGCGTTTCGACCCTGCAGGACAAGGTCGAGTACTACGTCGACCATACCATCGAGCGGGCTACCGACGGCGTGACCTACACCGGCGTCGAGCTGCTCAAGTCCGGCACCGCCTACCTGTTCCTGGCCAACCACCGTGACATCGTCATGGACCCTGCGTTCGTCAATTACGCGGTGTACCACGCCGGCCTGCCGACGCCGCGGATCGCCATCGGCGACAACCTGCTGCAAAAGCCGTTCGTCAGCGACATGATGCGCCTGAACAAAAGCTTCATCGTCCACCGCTCGATCAGCGGGCGCCGGGAAAAACTGGCGGCCTACCAGCTGCTCTCGGCCTACATCAACCATTCGATCCGCAACGACGGTGCGTCGATCTGGATAGCCCAGGCTGAAGGCCGGGCCAAGGATGGTGACGATCGCACCGATTCGGCAATCCTGAAAATGTTCCACATGAGCCGCAAGGACGAGCCGTTCGGTGCGGTGATCCAGTCGCTGAACCTGAGCCCGGTGTCGATCAGCTACGAGTACGACCCGTGCGATCAGGCCAAGGCCCGCGAGCTGTATATCCGCGCCACCACTGGCAGCTACACCAAGGCGCCGGGTGAAGATGACATCAGCATTGCCCAGGGCATCACCGGCTATAAGGGACGGGTGCACATCAACTTCGCCCCGCCGGTGACGGCATGCTTCGAGGACACCAAGCAACTGGCGGTGGAAATCGATCGGCAGATTCTCGGCGGCTACCGGTTGTTCCCGGTGCATTACCTGGCCTATGCGCAATGGGCTGAGGCCGATCCTGCCCTGCAGGTGCCGACGGCGGCCAAGCTGTTCCCGGCCGACGAACTGGCCCGCGCCCAAGCCGAGTGGCAGCGCCGTCTGGACGCCTGCCCGGTCGAGCAGCAGCCGTACCTGGTGCAGCAGTACGCGACGCCGGTGCGCAATCAGTACCGGGTTAAAGCTGGGTTGGCGCTTTGATCATCGCGGGGCAAGCCCGCTCCCACTGGAGGTACCAAGTGCCCTGTGGGAGCGGGCTTGCCCCGCGATTACGGTTCAGACCCAGGTACTGAACCAGGACAGCAGCAATGCCAACGCCAGGAAGGCAAAGCCGAGGATGTAATAGAAGCGGTTGATGCGCAGGCCCATGCCATCGACCACCGCTTCATCGGCGGCCATGCCGGCCAGGGTTTGCGCTGCACGGCGCCGGGCGCTGTGCAGCAACAGCCCGCCAGGGCAGGTCAACACCAGGGCCAGCAGGTTGATCAGCTTGGCCGGGTGGGCGGCAAACAGCCCCCAGATCACTTGCAACGACATCGCAGAACCTCAAAAGAAGTACATCGAAACACTCGATACGGCGCGCATTCTACCCAAGCGCCGCGCGTATTCCTGCCCTTTGCGACAAACGACGATTAATTTCCGCCGTCATACGTTCGTCATCAACACACGCCACCCTACCGGCCTTCGCAACGAAACGGAGCTTGTCATGCTGCACGCCGAAAACCAGGACCGCCTCTACCTGATCGCCCAGAGCGACGAGCAGCAGGCCTTGATCGATGGCCTGGCCTTCAACGTTCAGGACCGTCAGTGGCTGGTGTACTGCGCCCTGGGCGGCCATGCCCACGACGACCTGCCGGAGGTCGATGGCCAGACCGGCATCAGCGTGCTGGACTTCTACGTCGAAGCGGCCTGAAGCTCTGCCTGGAAGGATGTGGGAGCGGGCTTGCCCCGCGATGCGATGTGACTGACAGATCGCTATCGCGGGGCAAGCCCGCTCCTACCGGGAAGGGTTTATTCGCCCAGGATCTGGCCGATGGCCTGGTCCTTGAACAGACGGGTCAGGGCATCGCTGAGGACATCGCTCACCAGCTTGGTGTTGGTTTCCTGGTTTGGCGCCATGCCGAAGCGCTGGTCCAGGGAGGCACCGTAACGGCCGCTGTAGCGACGGTTGGCATTGGACACGTCAGCTTTGAAGGTCGCACCGATGGTGGCTTCCGTCACGTACATGCCCTCTTTGGGCGACTGGTACTTCAGCTCGGCCAGGGTCACGGTCAGCTGCGGCGCGTTGTAGGCGTTTGGCGTCGGGGTGAAGCCCAGCAGGCGCACGGCGGCTTCAGCCTGGGCTTGCAGTTTCGGCAGGATATCGTTGCCGGTCACGGTGATGGCGCTGGTTTCAGGGTACAGACCACCGCGGGTGCCCAGAGTTTGCGAAGCGCGGCCATCGACCACCTTGACCACCACCGGCTGGCCGTGACCGACCGGGGCGAGCTGGGCGGTGAGTTTGGGTTGCGGGCTGAGTTGTTGCGGGCTGTGGGCACAACCGGCCAGGGTCAGACTGGTCACCGCGATCAAACCGAACAACAAACGTTGCAACATGCTCATCTCTCCAGAATAGGCAGCAAAGGCCGCCAGTATAACCAGCACGACGCGGCCCAGCCATCGCCATGCCATTAGCGAATAAGACCGGCGCGAGCGCTGCCGGTTCGCTGTCACATTGGTTTAATCACCCGGCGGCTATGCTGGCGCCCAGAACACTCAAAGAGGTAGACCGCCATGTCCTGGTTCTGGGCTTCACTGTTCAAACGCCGGCCAATGCGCAGCTTCGCACGACTCGACGCCCAGGGTCTGTGCCTGGCTTTCAAACAGTGCGCAATCCGGCCTGATGCTGGCAACTGGGTGGAAATCGACGAAATTCGCCTCAGCTGGCTCAACCGTCCCCTGCCCGCCAGCGCCCGGGTTTGCGTGCGTCCCCGCGGTAACTGGGTACAGCGCAGCCTGGCCGCCTGAACCGTGCATCAATAAAAGTCGCTAATAAAGATCATTTCTGCCCGAGACATCGTTATAATCTCCCCCCGATTATAAGGACGTCTCCTGATCGGGCCTCGCAGCACCGCCAATGTTCACCATCGGCATCCTCCGCACCGCCCACAGAGAGCCTTCCACACAGGTCTTGCACCAGCCAGTGTGCCCGCAATATTCGGCCCTCTGCTCTGCCTGAACCTGCCGGGCCTGCCATCGCGCAGACCATTTTGAGGTTCACGACTCCAAAAGAGCGTGAAAAAACGGGTTTTCACAACTTCACGAGAGTGTGGCGAGCAATGAACAGTCTGGCATGTGCAAAAGCACCTAAAGTGTCCCGAACAGCCCTGAACAGCTGGCAACAGTGCTCATCCAGGATGAGTGCCTGAGGCCGGTCCATAACGCACGACGGACACCTTGACCATAAGTCGAATTGCCGCACCGGTCTTAAAATGCGTTCATAGGCAACGCAAAGCCCGTTTGGCGGTGTCCGCTGAAGTTGCAAAAACTGCGAAGAATCGGACATGGCGATCCTGGCCAAGCCAGAGATCCTATGCTGTCAATTTGGTGCTGTAGATTTTGGAGACGCGTTAAATGGCGCAGAACGAAGCAGTCGATGTAGTACTGGTAGGGGCAGGCATCATGAGTGCCACCCTGGCCGTACTGCTCAAGGAACTCGACCCGGCGATCAAGCTGGAAGTCGTCGAGTTGATGGATTCGGGTGCCGCGGAAAGTTCCAACCCGTGGAACAACGCCGGGACCGGCCATGCCGGACTGTGTGAACTGAACTACACGCCGCAGGCTGCCGACGGCAGCATCGACATCAAGAAAGCGGTGCACATCAACACCCAGTTCGAGGTGTCCCGGCAGTTCTGGGCCTACCTGAGCAAGAAAGGCGCGTTCAGCTCGCCACGGGCGTTCATCAACCCGGTGCCGCACCTGAGCTACGTCGAAGGCGACAAAGGTGTCGATTTCCTCAAGAAGCGCTTCGATCTGCTCAAGCAGCATCACGCCTTCAGCGAGATGGAATACACCGAAGACAAAGCGCTGATGAACGAGTGGATGCCGCTGATGATGCCGGGTCGCCCTGCCGACCAGAAAATCGCCGCCACCCGCGTCATGAAAGGCACCGACGTCAACTTCGGTACCCTGACCAACAAACTGCTCAAGCACCTGGCCAGCGCGCCGGATGCCCAGGTCAAGTACTGCAAGCGGGTCACTGGCCTGCGCCGTAACGGCAGTGGCTGGACCGTCAGCATCAAGGACGTCAACAGCGGCAGCAGCCGCGACGTCAACGCCCGCTTCGTCTTCCTCGGCGCCGGTGGCGCGGCCCTGCCGCTGCTGCAGCAGTCGGGCATCGAAGAGAGCAAAGGCTTTGGCGGCTTCCCGGTCAGCGGCCAATGGCTGCGCTGCGACAACCCGGAAGTGGTCAAGAAGCACCAGGCCAAGGTTTACAGCCAGGCCGCGGTTGGTTCGCCGCCGATGTCGGTGCCGCACCTGGACACCCGCGTCGTCGACGGCAAGACCTCGCTGCTGTTCGGCCCATATGCCGGCTTTACCACCAAGTTCCTCAAGCATGGCTCGTTCCTCGACCTGCCGCTGTCGGTACGCATGAGCAACATCGGCCCGATGCTCGCCGTGGCCCGCGACAACATGGACCTGACCAAGTACCTGGTCAGCGAAGTGATGCAGTCGATGGAGCAGCGTCTGGACTCGCTGCGTCGCTTTTACCCCGAGGCGAAAGCCGAGGACTGGCGCCTGGAAGTGGCCGGTCAGCGCGTGCAGATCATCAAGAAAGACCCGAAAAAAGGCGGCATCCTGCAGTTCGGTACCGAACTGGTAGCAGCCAAAGACGGCACCCTGGCCGCTCTGCTGGGCGCCTCTCCTGGTGCTTCGGTGACGGTATCGATCATGCTTGAGCTGATCGAGCGCTGCTTCCCCGAGCAAACCAAGGGTGCCTGGGCGGCCAAGCTCAAGGAAATTTTCCCGGCCCGGGAAAAGATCCTGGCCGCAGACGCTGCGCTGTATCACAAGATCAGCGCGCACAACGACGAGGTCCTGGGCCTGGTCGAAAACAGCCCGGCGCAGCACTACGCGTAACGCACCGGCATAAAAAAACGCCCTTCGGGGCGTTTTTTTATGCGCGCAGGATAATCAGCCGCGGGCCTTGTCGATGATCTCGATGTACTCAGCGGCGTTGCGCTGGTCGCGGATCTGATCAACAAAGGTCTTGCCGTGCTCGTCTTTACCGTCCAGATTAAAGCCAGCCGCAACGAAGAAACCGACAAAGCGCTCGAAGTCGTCGATACGCAGGCCGCGATAGGCCTTGATCAGTTTGTGCAGCGAAGGTGAAGTGGCATCCGCCGGTTCGAACTGCAGGAAGGATTTGACGTACTCGTCGCTGATCTCATCCCCAATCACTTGCTTCTTGTCTTTACGCATTGCCGACTCCAACTGAACCATCACGGACATTTTCACGGGCCGGCAGTTTACCCCTGCCCGGCACCGCCACTCAACGCGCGCGTACGGCGCCGGTATGCAGATCGGCCCAGATGTGGCCGTTGGCATAACTGAGAAACTGCACGTAGACGGTGTTGTTGCGCAGCAGGTCGACAATCACCTGATACTGACTGATCGGGTAGTTCAGGCTCAGGACTTTGCGCTTGTCGTCGAATACCGGTTTTTTCAGGCTCTTGCTCTCGGCATCGAAACTGATCAGCACCTGGCTGACCGTTGCCCCCTTGTTCATGGGCTTGCCCTTCAGGCGCAGGATCAAGGGTGAAGTCACCGGAATCGGCTGCTGGTTGGACTGACGCTGGTTGCCCACCACCACTGAGTAGTCGGTGACCTGTAGCAGTTGCTGGGCTTCGGGGGCTTCATGGCGTAGCGCCAGGTCGTCGGGCGGCAGGAACTGACTGTGCAAGGGGGCAGCAGCCAGGGGCATGCTCAGTAGCAGGAGAAAGGGGACAATCGCACGCATGACAGGCTCCTTGAGGCGGCCTGGCACTCTAGCATGGGATGACGCCATCGCGGGGCAAGCCCGCTCCCACAGTTCAATATCCTGTGGGAGCGGGCTTGCCCCGCGATCGGCCCTCAGAGTCCTTTGACGGCAAAGATACCGTTGGCGTTGCGCCAGTAACCCTTGTAGTCCATGCCATAACCGAACACGTAACGGTCAACGCAGCTCAGGCCACAGAAATCAGCCTTGAGCTCTTCACTGGCCTTGCGATCGTGATCCTTGTCGATCAGCACGGCGGTGTGCACGGCGCGGGCACCGGCGTGCTTGCAGAAGTCGATGATCGCGCTGAGGGTGTGCCCTTCGTCGAGGATGTCGTCGATGATCAGCACGTCACGGTCGATGAACGAGACTTCCGGCTTGGCTTTCCAGAACAGATCGCCACCGCTGGTCTGATTGCGGTAGCGAGTAGCGTGCAGGTAGGACGACTCAAGCGGGAATTGCAGGTGAGTCAGCAGCTTGCCGGCGAAAATCAGACCACCGTTCATCACGCAGAACACCACCGGGTTGCTTTCGGCCAGCACTTCGCTGATTTGCGCGCCAACGCGGGCAATGGCGGCCTCTACTTCGGCTTCGTTGTACAGGCAGTCAGCCTCTCGCATGACTTGACGGATATGCTCGAGATCAGCGGACATGGCGCTCTCCA encodes the following:
- a CDS encoding M48 family metallopeptidase; translated protein: MRKSLVIGALSASVLLSGCQAVNTTSGGAVGVERKQYMFSMLSTDEVNQMYAQSYQQTLGEASSKGVLDKTSAEAKRVQVIADRLIAQAPKFRPDAAQWNWEVNLIKSDELNANCGPGGKIFFYTGLIDKLKLTDDEIAAVMGHEIAHALREHGREAMSKAYGVQMARQGAGALLGLGQDSLAIADTVVQYSMTLPNSRENENEADLIGLELAARAGYNPNAAITLWDKMSQASGGSQPEFMSTHPASASRQASLQAAIPKVMPLYEQAKK
- a CDS encoding methyl-accepting chemotaxis protein, which translates into the protein MAEIDLVATAVHEMTATAQDVARNATHAAQAASNADQAAHQGLQIVRNTSDSISALAEEIGRAVGVVQTLARDSENINAILTAIRAIAEQTNLLALNAAIEAARAGEQGRGFAVVADEVRNLAQKTQQATEEIQQMIQQLQQGTRDVVKVMEDSQGKTDDSVQQAARAAEALESITQAVSVINDMNTQIASAAEEQSAVAEDINRNVINIGQVANEVAGGADESSTASAELTKLAEQQRRLINQFRV
- a CDS encoding SOS response-associated peptidase, whose amino-acid sequence is MCGRYALFRWSPAFAALPGFPSDQQAQWNISPGASVLIQRRLEEGQLELARARWGLTPAWLTDLSRTPAHARAETLAEQPMFREAFRLRRCLMPANGFYEWRGTQRKRPYWLTPGEGSSLFFAAIWEAYPVQDQVWLSTAVVTQAAVNQRRPLMLDAAGQAAWLDPETPVARLYELLASSQAPLRERVLANFVNDPKLNGPECLTPA
- a CDS encoding putative signal transducing protein, whose product is MQRIYDPENLLEAEMLIGMLASEGIQVHLMGRDLMGAIGDLPVHGLLGLAVADEQADSARQLIAAYNTAQPLAGDEPETIPGTLIC
- a CDS encoding CPXCG motif-containing cysteine-rich protein is translated as MLETVIYDCPYCGAEVETTVDLSGGDQEYIEDCQVCCKPIRFVLQVHGEEWMLDVYGEND
- a CDS encoding 1-acyl-sn-glycerol-3-phosphate acyltransferase, translating into MMGEFDAIRPYDDAEVPAVLARLLSDPAFLDILTHFRFPRMAGAFGWLLKPLIARRLRKEFAGVSCVSTLQDKVEYYVDHTIERATDGVTYTGVELLKSGTAYLFLANHRDIVMDPAFVNYAVYHAGLPTPRIAIGDNLLQKPFVSDMMRLNKSFIVHRSISGRREKLAAYQLLSAYINHSIRNDGASIWIAQAEGRAKDGDDRTDSAILKMFHMSRKDEPFGAVIQSLNLSPVSISYEYDPCDQAKARELYIRATTGSYTKAPGEDDISIAQGITGYKGRVHINFAPPVTACFEDTKQLAVEIDRQILGGYRLFPVHYLAYAQWAEADPALQVPTAAKLFPADELARAQAEWQRRLDACPVEQQPYLVQQYATPVRNQYRVKAGLAL
- a CDS encoding YajG family lipoprotein, producing MLQRLLFGLIAVTSLTLAGCAHSPQQLSPQPKLTAQLAPVGHGQPVVVKVVDGRASQTLGTRGGLYPETSAITVTGNDILPKLQAQAEAAVRLLGFTPTPNAYNAPQLTVTLAELKYQSPKEGMYVTEATIGATFKADVSNANRRYSGRYGASLDQRFGMAPNQETNTKLVSDVLSDALTRLFKDQAIGQILGE
- the mqo gene encoding malate dehydrogenase (quinone); protein product: MAQNEAVDVVLVGAGIMSATLAVLLKELDPAIKLEVVELMDSGAAESSNPWNNAGTGHAGLCELNYTPQAADGSIDIKKAVHINTQFEVSRQFWAYLSKKGAFSSPRAFINPVPHLSYVEGDKGVDFLKKRFDLLKQHHAFSEMEYTEDKALMNEWMPLMMPGRPADQKIAATRVMKGTDVNFGTLTNKLLKHLASAPDAQVKYCKRVTGLRRNGSGWTVSIKDVNSGSSRDVNARFVFLGAGGAALPLLQQSGIEESKGFGGFPVSGQWLRCDNPEVVKKHQAKVYSQAAVGSPPMSVPHLDTRVVDGKTSLLFGPYAGFTTKFLKHGSFLDLPLSVRMSNIGPMLAVARDNMDLTKYLVSEVMQSMEQRLDSLRRFYPEAKAEDWRLEVAGQRVQIIKKDPKKGGILQFGTELVAAKDGTLAALLGASPGASVTVSIMLELIERCFPEQTKGAWAAKLKEIFPAREKILAADAALYHKISAHNDEVLGLVENSPAQHYA
- a CDS encoding PA4642 family protein; amino-acid sequence: MRKDKKQVIGDEISDEYVKSFLQFEPADATSPSLHKLIKAYRGLRIDDFERFVGFFVAAGFNLDGKDEHGKTFVDQIRDQRNAAEYIEIIDKARG
- a CDS encoding hypoxanthine-guanine phosphoribosyltransferase, whose amino-acid sequence is MSADLEHIRQVMREADCLYNEAEVEAAIARVGAQISEVLAESNPVVFCVMNGGLIFAGKLLTHLQFPLESSYLHATRYRNQTSGGDLFWKAKPEVSFIDRDVLIIDDILDEGHTLSAIIDFCKHAGARAVHTAVLIDKDHDRKASEELKADFCGLSCVDRYVFGYGMDYKGYWRNANGIFAVKGL